From Caretta caretta isolate rCarCar2 chromosome 14, rCarCar1.hap1, whole genome shotgun sequence, the proteins below share one genomic window:
- the LOC125621490 gene encoding melanin-concentrating hormone receptor 1-like, producing the protein MASENSPPLCPRNCSAWAPRNGSVAERAAPYTNVIMPSLFGIICFLGIVGNLIVIYTIVKKKKLRCKQTVPDIFIFNLSIVDLLFLLGMPFLIHQLLGNGAWYFGAPLCTIITALDTNSQITSTNILTVMTLDRYLATVYPLKSTYVRTPCVAASVICLVWLLSFLTIIPVWMYAGLMPLEDGTVRCALLLPNPETDVYWFTLYQFMLAFAIPLIVICVVYFKILQHMATTVVPLPQRSLQVRTKKVTRMAVAICSAFFICWAPFYILQLVHLGIDTPSVAFFYAYNFAISLGYANSCLNPFLYIALSETFKRQFMVAIRPAKEQFRNSSSINNNSATEASVCLKLAPESTQQTQFLEDFSPHSLPVTVAVH; encoded by the exons ATGGCCTCGGAAAACTCCCCGCCCCTGTGCCCAAGGAACTGCTCCGCCTGGGCTCCCAGGAACGGGTCCG TGGCAGAAAGGGCAGCCCCCTACACCAATGTGATCATGCCTAGCCTGTTTGGCATCATCTGTTTCCTGGGCATTGTCGGGAATCTCATCGTCATCTACACCATTGTCAAGAAGAAAAAGCTGAGGTGCAAGCAGACTGTGCCCGACATCTTCATATTCAACCTCTCCATCGTGGATCTCCTCTTCCTGCTGGGCATGCCTTTCCTCATCCACCAGCTCCTTGGTAATGGTGCCTGGTATTTCGGGGCTCCGTTGTGCACCATCATCACCGCCTTGGACACTAACAGCCAGATCACCAGCACCAACATCCTGACAGTGATGACCCTCGACCGTTACCTGGCAACCGTCTACCCTCTGAAATCCACCTATGTCCGGACACCATGTGTAGCAGCCTCAGTAATTTGCTTGGTGTGGCTCCTTTCCTTCCTGACCATCATTCCTGTGTGGATGTATGCAGGTCTGATGCCTCTGGAGGATGGGACTGTCCGCTGTGCTCTCTTGCTTCCCAACCCTGAGACTGATGTCTACTGGTTCACGCTCTACCAGTTCATGCTGGCCTTTGCTATCCCACTGATTGTCATCTGTGTTGTTTACTTTAAGATCCTCCAGCACATGGCTACCACCGTGGTCCCCCTTCCCCAGAGGAGCCTCCAGGTACGTACCAAGAAAGTCACCCGCATGGCAGTTGCCATCTGCTCTGCCTTTTTCATTTGCTGGGCCCCTTTCTACATCCTCCAGCTGGTGCATCTCGGCATTGACACACCTTCTGTTGCCTTCTTCTATGCCTATAACTTCGCCATTAGCTTGGGCTATGCCAACAGCTGCCTCAACCCCTTCCTCTACATTGCCCTGAGTGAGACCTTCAAGCGCCAGTTCATGGTGGCCATCCGTCCTGCCAAGGAGCAGTTCCGCAACAGTAGCTCCATCAACAACAACAGCGCAACAGAGGCCAGTGTGTGCCTAAAGCTTGCACCAGAATCCACTCAGCAGACTCAGTTTCTGGAGGACTTTTCCCCACACTCACTGCCTGTGACTGTTGCTGTTCACTAG